The following DNA comes from Ictalurus punctatus breed USDA103 chromosome 19, Coco_2.0, whole genome shotgun sequence.
GCCTTATCCTTAAGCACTGGTGGCAAGGAACTGTACCTGTACACAAACAAAAAGTCAGTCAGAAATTTCTTTCAAAGTTAAGAAAGAGCTTTAGTCTAAACGATAAATGCAAAACCTTCCACCTGATCGAATTCGTTGCCAACTCCTTCAGCATGCCTACACCGGCACTCAGACCTCCGAGTCCTACAAAGGCTTCGTAGAAATCGTAGGTGAGTCCAGCAGTGCCAAACAAGGTCGGATCATCGGAGCTCACCACCATGGGATGTCCCTCTGACATTAACACTGCAGCGGGGTGATTGCGCAGATCTGAGACCAGCTTTAGCACCTACAATACATATAAACCCATCAAGACATTAGTGAAGAGGAAGACACGTAgccatatacactatataaccAAAAGcataaccatcacacccatatgtgcttgttgaacatcccattccagatgtagtcccccttggctgttataataatctccactcttctgggaaggctttccactagattttggagcgtgactgtgggggtttgtgatcattcagctacaagagtattagtgagatcaggtactgaggacgtctggggtgcagtcgatgttccagttcatcccaaagggttgaggtcagggttctgtgcaggacgctcgagttcttctacaccaaccttcacacaaaatgtcttcacggagctcgctttgtacacagggacgttgtgatgctggaacacgtttgagtctcttagttccagtgaagggaaactgcaACGTTACAGCATATAAatacattctatacagttgAGTTCTTCCAAgtttgtagcaacagtttgaggaagaatcacatacgggtgtgatggtcaggtgtccacatatttttggcttATAGTGTAGCACCACTGAGTAGACAATTCCTATAATACATGTCTTTAAACGCTGGGCACAGTCAAGTGAGGTCACAGATGTTCAAGCTAATCTCAAAAACCCACGCTAATTAAACTGGAAATTATATCAGTTCGTGAACAGACTTCATACAGAATGTGGCTAATCACGGCatgtattttgtgaataaaaccATTCTGATATTTTAGTGGTATTTAAATGGAAAGCACTAAGAAAGCAGTACACCCATAATTTAAACAAAgcacacaatacacaaacacaataagCATTCATATTTAGCTCAGTAGCTATAGGGATATTTGTGTGCTTCCCTGTTGTAAACATTTGGTGCTGAGGCCATACCTGGTTGGATATAGGACATACTTCCACTGGCACGCCCATTTTTCTGGAGAGCTCTTTTGCCAGGGGATGGTGTGCCAGGGCAAAACCATGCCCGATACGCGTAGTGTTGAACAACAGAGCATCCAGAATGTTCCTGTCTACATCTGTGCCGTATAAgtctataaacacacatatacgcaATATAAACAGGATTATAGTTTATATTAAGTATGTCAACTATTAAATATTTGTATCACCTGAACCGTAGAGGATTAGTTTATAGTTAAGTGAGTATCAAAAGGCACCAGCTATTTTCAAGTAGTGTATAATTATAAACAAAACCACATTCAGCGGCTTCTACTTCATGGTGTATGTACTGCTCAAGGCAACCAACACTAATTCTAagcatattaataataatccattCAGATGTATTTATATGCATGCTGTACGCATGTAGAAGCTATCAAGTAGACCACATCAGACTGGACAGAAAGGGAGACCATATACGTTCAAACTTTGAGACTTTCATTATACTAAAGGTTAAATATAGGTGATTTATCACCAATACACCAATTTTTTGAGCTGTAAGGGTGGATTTGAGAAGGTGTTCGGGTGACGCTATCCTCGAAGACTGTAAAGGAAGGAGCGGGTTATGTACAAATGTGTTATTTACAATTCTTTTTTGACTGATGAATTTCTGATGAAATTTACCTGGTACCATCACACGATACTTCTACTATTCCCAGTGACACTTTCATCTATTTGGATGACGTTTTGTTATCCGTCATTTTCTTAATGCAGACCTTCACATCTAAGTCGACATGAGCTCTTAGCCAGCATGAGATGGTCCCAGACAGGGCCTCAATCATTCAAATAGATGTTAAAAAAAGGTGCAGGAATCTACGGCGCACATCCAGAGCTGTAGGATCTTGGCTGTGAGTGTGTGGACAGGAATACACACACTGAGGCAGATTACATACTGGAGCTGGTGTGTTCACAGGAACGTCCAGTTACACCAATGGTAAACGCCAGGGTCAATTCAATTctatgggcggctgtggatcaggtggtagaacgggttgtccattaatcgtagggttggcggttcgattcccggcccatgtgactccacataccgaagtgtccttgggcaagacacagaaccccaagttactccagatggcaagctagtgcctcgcatggcagctctgctagcattaatgtgtgagtgtgtgtgtgaatgggtgaatgagtaACAGTGcgaagcgctttggataaaagcgctatataagtccAGACCATTTAAACACTGCATGAATGTAGCCTGTGTAAGTGGAGAAAACTGGACTAAATTAGGTAACACTGGACGACTCGAGGTGCACCCTCCTGATTTCCTCTCTGGGGTCTACCTACCGTAGATAAAATGTGATCAAGTGCCCTAATGACTGCCCTTCAAATGGTGAGAAagcatgaatatgaatatgttaTGCAGTGCACCGCTAAGGTGCCCCTACATGTGAGGAAACATGATGACGTGCTCTAATGGTTGCCTAATAGGAGGtgtccattttgtttttattatttatttatttatttctctcctgGCCCTCAGTAAGCTTGTGGTTGCTCCTGCTAGCTAGTGATGCTAGGTATCgctaataaaaaattttttttacaaacgtATGGTTATCTACAGTAGGCTGTAGGCTTAGTCTGTCCTTTTTAATTGAGGGTAAACCTATAAGTTGCCTCTTATTACCAATTCTCTCCAAAGATTAGAGGCGGACTGACAGGCTGATCAGTTGTTTAAGCAGGACTGTGCCTACAGCAAGAGCTGCAAAGTGAATTAAGTTATATCTAATCAGGCTATAACTCCCACAAAAGACACCGTAAAAATCACAGTGTAAATCACAAACGTGCTCCTTTACCCAACCAAGTTCTTTTTTCACAGATTTatctttgggggtttttttcagcgGGATGTTGCGAGGTATTTGTAAAGAAATCGGAACAAAATGTCTtcttctgtaaatatttgaatgcGAGTTATATAcactgtaactgtaatgtaTTCATATGAGACTTACCGGTCTCGCCTGCATGGAAAAAGTAGGAAAGTTTCGCTTTAACCTCAGCAGGAACTGATAGAGCATCTCGAAAATAATAGATGGAATTTCCTCCGTCCTCACGCCCAACCTACAACAAGACATAATCCCAAGGTTAAAAGTTATATGAAGGTCATGTAAGAGAAACAAAATACCAGATGTATTTCTACTTTGGTTTTGGCGTAAAGCCGAGTAAGGGATTTCACCAGATCAAAGCCAGCGATGATCTCTGGATATCGTTTTTGCATCTCGATGGTGTCTTTTACTGCTTTTTTGACAGTCGACAAATTCTGTGACCTGTACAAGGAAGCAGAAAAGATGCATTTCAAACCAACAAAACATTCACAAGATGTACAGATGAGTGAAAatcaacatcaacaaaaaatcAACATCAAGAATCTTCATGAAGTTTTTAGGCCACCGCACTCTGAAAAAACAGCTTTCAAGTCTCTGGGATTGTCCTGGAGTGCTAAACTCCACGGTAAAAGATATTCCCTCTTTCTTGCTGTAGCAGAACGACTTGAAAAATGTCATTCCTTGTCAGCTTACCTATGGACAGATACAATTAATCGAATCCCCATGAAATCTCGACGCTCCAATTTGAATTGCTCAGTTACATTTTTGTAGGTTTGGATAGACCATTCTATGTCATGGATGGTGCCATCAAGTTCATACGTCTGCAGTAGAAATTCATGGTTAGGATTTCATTTTTTAAGATATGTCTTTACATATgactaaataaatcatactaaATATTCACCAACCTTGGACAGGCCAGCCCTCAGCTCCAAATACAAGATATTGTCATTGTAGAGTTGTAGGAGGCCTTGGTAGAGGTAATCTTTAAAAACAGGTGCATAGGTGATCAGCCCGGAGATTGAGGCAAATATTTGCTCGAACTGATTCCACACGTCATCCTGGGTCGGGTATGCCACATCGGGGTCCTCGGTGAACAGCGTGAGGTTCCGCATCAAACTGAGagtaaaatgtgtaaaagatTAGACTGACCTTAGTCAACAATCT
Coding sequences within:
- the ada2b gene encoding adenosine deaminase 2-A; the encoded protein is MKGAVISRTMKRFYYISCGTTALLTMLIVTSVKESICIPDPHQRELLLQEEASRQIGGRVELSAAERRLDSSLRKLKEQEITARQFPPAMHFFKAKPYIQKSPVFKLLQKMPKGAILHIHSSALVSVDWLVMNVTYRPHCYVCFTWTGRAQFVFSALRPVRRLSCSRWNLLENLRATISDVPAFDKSLMRNLTLFTEDPDVAYPTQDDVWNQFEQIFASISGLITYAPVFKDYLYQGLLQLYNDNILYLELRAGLSKTYELDGTIHDIEWSIQTYKNVTEQFKLERRDFMGIRLIVSVHRSQNLSTVKKAVKDTIEMQKRYPEIIAGFDLVGREDGGNSIYYFRDALSVPAEVKAKLSYFFHAGETDLYGTDVDRNILDALLFNTTRIGHGFALAHHPLAKELSRKMGVPVEVCPISNQVLKLVSDLRNHPAAVLMSEGHPMVVSSDDPTLFGTAGLTYDFYEAFVGLGGLSAGVGMLKELATNSIRYSSLPPVLKDKAMALWQEKWNKFISQNSA